Sequence from the Methanosarcina siciliae T4/M genome:
CAGGGAAGTGTCTCCAGGGAGGAGGCCCTTAAAGTAGGTGTGATCATCGAAGAGAAGGACATTCGCGATCTAGAAGCAGATCTCGCTAATACCACGAACAGCGATATCAGGACGGTCTACGGCAACTTGCTGCGAGGCTCGAATAATCACCTCTCCGCCTTCAACACCCAGCTTGGAAAGTAACATAGGCAACACTTTCCTTTTTCTGTGGACGCATACTATACTTTTGGCGGGACTTGGGGGTAAACCTTTCCAGTACCGCGATTCTGAAATAGGTCCATAAAACTTGACTTTTGAATTGGTTCGCAGATCATGGATTTTTCTGGGAAATCAGTTCGGAGTCATATTTGTGAGTGGTCATATTTGTGAGTGTTATTTATCATTTCTCTTTTCATTCAGTAGTTACTGAGAGAGCAAATGGTTATATAATATTAAGCATTTTGTTGATTGACTGATCAGTCACAACAATTTACATTCTGTAGTAATCTCATCCCAAAAGTAAGTATTTCACTCTTTTTATGAGTGACCAGTCTATCAGATACAAAAATTAACTGATCGATCTCTCGCAAAAATAAGCTGTCAATAAAAGATCGGTCAGGGTCAAGTTACACAATTCAAGAATTCAGGAGAACTAAAAATGCTATACAGAAAAATGCCTAAAAATGGAGACGAACTTTCGATACTTGGATTCGGATGCATGCGCCTTCCGGTAAAAGAAGACGGTAGTATAGACGAAGAAAGAGCCACCAGGCAGGTACGCTATGCAATCGACCAGGGAGTAAACTATGTTGATACGGCCTGGCCCTATCACATGGAAGAGAGCGAGCCTTTCCTGGGTCGTGCTCTTGCTGACGGGTACCGTGAGAAAGTTAAACTCGCCACAAAGCTTCCTTCCTGGCTTATAGAGCGCCGGGAGGATATGGATAAGTTCCTGAACGCTCAGCTGGAGAAACTCAAAACAGACCACATCGACTATTATCTCATACACGCTCTCGTTGGTGATTTATGGGACAATCTCGAAAAGTTGGGTGTGGCTGATTTCCTTGACAAAGCCAAAGCTGACGGCCGCATCAGAAATGCAGGTTTCTCCTTCCATGGCTCGGGAGAGGACTTCAACCGGGTAGTGGACGCTTATGACTGGGACTTTTGCCAGATCCAGTACAACTTCCTGGATGAAAAGAACCAGGCAGGGACCCCCGGTCTGAAATATGCAGCTTCAAAAGGTCTTGGCGTAATCATAATGGAACCTCTCCGTGGAGGAAACCTGACAAAAACCATGCCTCAAGCCGTGAAAGATATCTGGGAAGAAGCCCCGATAAAGAGATCCCCTGCGGAATGGGCTCTTCGCTGGGTCTGGAACCACCCGGAGGTCACGGTTGTCCTCTCCGGGATGAATGAAGAAGCCCATGTGGAAGAGAACCTGAAAGTGGCAGGCGAGGCTTACCCGAATTCCCTTACAGAAACCGAACTGCAGTTAGTAAAGAAAGTAGAGCGGAAGTACCGTGAACTGATGAAAGTAGGCTGTACAGGCTGCAGATACTGTATGCCTTGTCCGGCAGGCGTGAATATCCCACTCTGTTTTGAATTGTACAACAACCTCTATCTGTCCGGCAACGCAGACGAGACAAAGTTCCTATATGCTGCACAGTTGAGTGGTGCCATATCCGTTGGAGAAACCGGATTTGCATCCCAGTGCGTCCAGTGCGGGCAGTGCCTTGAAAAATGTCCCCAGCATATTGAAATACCAAAGATGCTCGAATCCGTTGTAGAAGAACTGGAAGGATCTGATCTGGAGGAAAGAGTTGCCATGGCAAGGCAGTTGTTCAAGAAACAGGCGTAAAAGCAAGAACGATTTGAAGTGAAAAATGACAATATGGAGATGTTGTTTAAGCTGATTTTTATCGAAAGATTAAACAATATCTCCATTTCCTGCTTTTGGCCTACAGTCCCGGTTAACTATACTTTTTCATCTTTAGAATTTGAATTCTTACCTAATTACAAAGTAGTAACCCAAATAATTATAAAAATCAAACCTGTATGAGTTAGCACGAAACTCTAAAGAGCCTCCAAAATAATAAATTAGTGTCTGGTAGCTCTGTATT
This genomic interval carries:
- a CDS encoding aldo/keto reductase, which produces MLYRKMPKNGDELSILGFGCMRLPVKEDGSIDEERATRQVRYAIDQGVNYVDTAWPYHMEESEPFLGRALADGYREKVKLATKLPSWLIERREDMDKFLNAQLEKLKTDHIDYYLIHALVGDLWDNLEKLGVADFLDKAKADGRIRNAGFSFHGSGEDFNRVVDAYDWDFCQIQYNFLDEKNQAGTPGLKYAASKGLGVIIMEPLRGGNLTKTMPQAVKDIWEEAPIKRSPAEWALRWVWNHPEVTVVLSGMNEEAHVEENLKVAGEAYPNSLTETELQLVKKVERKYRELMKVGCTGCRYCMPCPAGVNIPLCFELYNNLYLSGNADETKFLYAAQLSGAISVGETGFASQCVQCGQCLEKCPQHIEIPKMLESVVEELEGSDLEERVAMARQLFKKQA